The following are from one region of the Methanobrevibacter sp. genome:
- the cgi121 gene encoding KEOPS complex subunit Cgi121, translating into MVIDDFDVRILGFTGVVDSVDDLLSDLDGLSGNDDSVVQLLDADGIAGKKHVLHAVNQSILAFDRGDNFANDLGVEVCLRCSAQRQISKAFRLLGLKKGKMNLCAILINGNNKIIDYLNDKFERNDDVLLPVSSNLINIFDLMPEECNSYAYEDIVIDRISKLAVDY; encoded by the coding sequence TTGGTTATTGACGATTTTGATGTAAGGATTTTGGGTTTTACTGGTGTTGTGGATTCTGTTGATGATTTGTTATCTGATCTTGATGGTTTGTCTGGCAATGATGATTCTGTTGTTCAATTGCTGGATGCTGATGGGATCGCTGGTAAGAAACATGTTTTGCATGCCGTTAATCAATCTATTTTAGCCTTTGATCGTGGCGATAATTTTGCTAACGATTTGGGGGTTGAGGTCTGTTTAAGATGTTCTGCTCAAAGGCAGATTTCAAAAGCTTTCAGGCTACTTGGTTTAAAAAAAGGTAAAATGAACTTATGCGCAATATTGATTAATGGAAATAATAAAATTATTGATTATTTAAATGATAAGTTCGAAAGGAATGACGATGTTTTATTGCCTGTTAGTAGTAATTTAATAAATATATTTGATTTAATGCCTGAAGAATGTAACTCTTATGCATATGAAGATATTGTTATTGATAGAATTTCAAAACTTGCAGTTGATTATTGA
- a CDS encoding DegT/DnrJ/EryC1/StrS family aminotransferase — translation MTFKFKEPSLKTKETMADVALNGASKNYEESIVSKIKGHTGHENVRVTNSGNASIFIALSGVGENIIIPDQGAWNGFKQVANLLNKNITILKTEQGIIDSEDIEELENNSSLILTSFAGYSGEQNLKEISEACKEKSITIIEDASAGIGDRKKRLGNGEYSDIILTSTGSPKIINAGSGGIISTNNREIFENTKIQQKIVKPNEIILSGIDVELDNIEKKLENTINACSYLKNNLDNVIHQDKRGLNVIIKDQKPKDLSWNLKHELEINKSGFITKCPNYNRVKEKAVAIEIKNLDYCCLTKEKLDLIIEKVEKFKNQ, via the coding sequence ATGACATTTAAATTTAAAGAACCCTCACTGAAAACAAAAGAAACCATGGCTGACGTAGCTTTGAATGGAGCTTCAAAGAATTATGAGGAATCAATAGTTTCAAAAATCAAAGGCCATACTGGTCATGAAAATGTAAGAGTGACTAACAGCGGAAATGCCAGCATTTTTATTGCATTGTCAGGCGTGGGAGAGAATATAATAATTCCTGACCAGGGAGCATGGAACGGATTTAAACAAGTTGCAAATCTTTTGAATAAAAACATAACTATCTTGAAAACGGAACAGGGAATAATAGATTCTGAAGACATTGAAGAACTTGAAAACAATTCTTCATTGATATTGACTAGTTTTGCAGGTTATAGTGGTGAGCAGAATTTGAAGGAAATTTCCGAAGCGTGCAAAGAAAAGAGCATTACAATAATTGAAGACGCGTCAGCAGGAATCGGAGATAGGAAGAAAAGATTGGGAAATGGAGAATATTCAGATATAATCCTAACCTCAACAGGTTCTCCGAAAATAATAAATGCTGGAAGTGGTGGAATAATTTCAACAAACAATAGGGAAATTTTTGAAAATACAAAGATCCAACAAAAAATAGTAAAACCTAATGAAATTATTTTAAGTGGTATAGATGTAGAGTTGGATAATATTGAAAAAAAATTAGAGAATACAATAAATGCATGTTCCTATTTAAAAAACAACTTAGACAATGTAATCCATCAAGATAAAAGAGGCCTTAATGTAATAATTAAAGATCAAAAACCGAAGGATTTGTCATGGAATCTGAAACATGAACTTGAGATAAATAAAAGTGGATTCATAACAAAATGCCCAAACTACAATAGAGTAAAAGAAAAGGCAGTGGCAATTGAAATTAAAAATCTTGACTACTGCTGCCTTACAAAAGAAAAATTAGATTTGATTATAGAAAAGGTTGAGAAATTTAAAAATCAATAA
- the guaA gene encoding glutamine-hydrolyzing GMP synthase, producing the protein MLNPEEFIEDSIQKIKDEIGDEKAIIALSGGVDSSVCSVLVQEAIGDNLIAIFVDHGLLREGEVEEVTNTFQDRLNFNYIDASEEFLTALEGVDDPEEKRKIIGKTFIDVFEREADKTDAKFLVQGTIAPDWIETDGEIKSHHNVALPSGMVLEIVEPIRDLYKDEVREVGLLLDLPDKVVHRQPFPGPGLAVRVIGPLTKEKLDIERKADKIVREEIEAAGIDKEVWQYFAVLTDTKVTGVKGDQRDFGYLAVIRIVKSVDAMTAYVPELPWEVIKKISQRITSEVSEITHVSLSISDKPPSTIEFA; encoded by the coding sequence ATGCTTAATCCAGAAGAATTTATTGAAGATTCAATCCAAAAGATAAAAGATGAAATTGGTGATGAAAAAGCTATTATTGCACTTTCAGGTGGAGTAGATAGTTCCGTATGTTCCGTGCTTGTTCAGGAAGCTATTGGAGATAATTTGATTGCAATATTTGTGGACCATGGACTTTTAAGAGAAGGAGAAGTTGAAGAAGTAACAAATACTTTCCAAGACAGACTCAACTTTAATTACATTGATGCTTCAGAAGAGTTTTTAACTGCTCTTGAAGGAGTGGATGATCCTGAAGAAAAAAGAAAAATCATTGGAAAAACATTCATTGATGTATTTGAAAGAGAGGCTGACAAAACCGATGCTAAATTCTTAGTTCAAGGAACCATTGCACCAGATTGGATTGAAACCGATGGAGAAATCAAATCCCACCATAATGTTGCACTTCCAAGCGGAATGGTTTTAGAGATTGTAGAACCAATTAGGGATCTTTACAAAGATGAAGTAAGAGAAGTTGGACTGCTTTTAGATTTACCTGACAAAGTTGTTCACAGACAACCTTTCCCAGGTCCGGGACTTGCTGTTAGAGTTATTGGACCTTTAACCAAAGAAAAATTAGATATTGAAAGAAAAGCGGACAAGATTGTTAGAGAAGAAATTGAAGCGGCAGGCATAGATAAAGAAGTATGGCAATACTTTGCTGTTTTAACAGACACTAAAGTAACTGGAGTTAAAGGTGATCAACGTGACTTCGGTTATCTAGCCGTAATCAGAATTGTAAAATCAGTGGATGCGATGACTGCATATGTTCCGGAACTTCCATGGGAAGTAATTAAAAAGATATCCCAGAGAATCACCTCAGAAGTTTCTGAAATTACACATGTATCATTATCTATTTCAGATAAACCACCAAGCACCATTGAATTCGCTTAA
- a CDS encoding GMP synthase subunit A, with protein sequence MTILVINNKGQYNHRIQRSLQYLKIPSKLVPNTLSIEEIEAENPIGLILGGGPSLEGAGNSEEYIKHFDIPILGICLGHQLIAKAYGGEVSTSETESYAKVELDILNDENLFNELAPKMEVWSSHKDEVKIVPEDFEILAKSNLCDVESFKHKTKDVYGIQFHPEVHHTPKGSIIFENFYDICKKRCE encoded by the coding sequence ATGACAATTCTAGTTATTAATAATAAAGGACAATACAACCATAGAATTCAACGTAGCTTACAATATCTTAAAATACCATCCAAACTCGTTCCAAACACTTTAAGTATAGAAGAAATTGAAGCCGAAAATCCAATCGGATTGATTTTAGGTGGTGGACCATCACTTGAAGGTGCAGGAAATAGTGAGGAATATATTAAACATTTTGACATACCAATTCTTGGAATTTGTCTTGGACATCAATTAATAGCAAAAGCATACGGTGGAGAAGTTTCAACATCCGAAACTGAAAGTTATGCTAAAGTTGAATTAGATATACTAAATGATGAAAACTTATTTAATGAATTAGCTCCAAAAATGGAAGTCTGGTCTTCCCACAAAGATGAAGTTAAAATAGTTCCCGAAGATTTCGAAATTTTAGCAAAATCCAATCTTTGTGATGTGGAATCATTTAAACATAAAACTAAGGATGTTTACGGAATCCAATTCCATCCTGAAGTTCATCATACTCCTAAAGGTTCTATTATTTTTGAAAATTTCTATGACATCTGCAAAAAAAGGTGCGAATAA
- a CDS encoding NAD(P)/FAD-dependent oxidoreductase, translated as MEQYDIIIIGAGPGGLTAGIYAGRQGTKTLMLDKGFIGGVGREVPEMENYPGFDLISGLALIEKMKGQCEKNVEIHEFEGVNTVLDIEDGEYHFEVQTDKASYLAKTIIIATGSEHMHLNVPGELEYKGLGVSYCATCDGLFFQDKEVVMVGGGNTALQEALFLSNLGCKVTVVHRRDEFRAQKILQKKIKEKGIKTIMDSTVTSINGQQVVESVTLENTVTGDLSEYPTDAVFISIGYKPHTKIAEELGIELDETGHIITDKWQKTNKKYIYSAGDVCGGLKQWIVACGEGAIAATSAYKDIEI; from the coding sequence ATGGAACAATATGATATCATAATTATTGGAGCAGGGCCTGGAGGATTAACTGCCGGAATATATGCTGGACGTCAAGGGACAAAAACACTAATGTTAGATAAGGGATTCATTGGTGGAGTAGGTCGTGAAGTTCCTGAAATGGAAAATTACCCTGGCTTTGACCTTATATCCGGTTTGGCATTAATAGAAAAAATGAAGGGACAATGTGAGAAAAACGTTGAAATTCATGAATTTGAAGGTGTAAACACAGTTTTAGATATAGAAGATGGGGAATACCACTTTGAAGTTCAGACCGATAAAGCCAGCTATCTTGCAAAAACAATCATAATCGCTACTGGAAGTGAACATATGCATTTGAATGTTCCTGGAGAATTGGAGTACAAAGGATTGGGAGTAAGCTACTGTGCAACATGTGATGGATTATTCTTCCAAGATAAGGAGGTTGTAATGGTAGGGGGAGGAAATACAGCATTACAAGAAGCCCTATTTTTAAGCAATCTTGGATGTAAGGTAACTGTAGTTCATAGAAGAGATGAATTTAGAGCTCAGAAAATATTACAGAAAAAGATTAAAGAAAAAGGAATAAAAACAATTATGGACTCAACCGTCACCTCCATTAACGGACAGCAAGTGGTTGAAAGCGTAACTCTTGAAAATACAGTAACTGGAGATCTAAGCGAATATCCTACAGATGCAGTTTTCATCAGTATCGGTTACAAGCCACATACAAAAATAGCGGAAGAATTAGGAATTGAACTTGACGAAACAGGCCACATCATAACAGACAAATGGCAAAAAACCAATAAAAAATACATATACTCCGCAGGGGACGTATGTGGTGGTTTAAAACAATGGATAGTTGCTTGTGGAGAAGGTGCAATAGCTGCAACTTCCGCCTACAAGGACATTGAAATATAA
- the gatE gene encoding Glu-tRNA(Gln) amidotransferase subunit GatE, producing the protein MDWEKLGLKMGLEIHQQLNTAHKLFCPCKTELTDDEYDELILRNLRPTQSELGQIDRAALQESLRKLNFKYEAYDYHTCLVETDDEPPHDLNEEALEISIIIASLMNMHVVDEFHTMRKQVIDGSNTGGFQRTGLVATDGYLDTPYGKVAIESLGLEEDAARRIETTDEFTEFRLDRLGIPLAEITTDPSMHHPDQVREVAYMIGQVLRSTNVKRGLGTIRQDLNISIAEGARVEIKGVQNLDLMSEIVKNEVQRQLALIEIKKELNARNAEVLEEIHDLDELFENTDSKILKSAESIKAVVLKGFDGLIGKEVQPGRRFGTEIASYAKKRGVSGIFHSDELPAYGITQEEVDAVAEHLNIGEQDSFIIVAHDNDIAVSALEEVKRRANLGFEGVVEETRKSLDDGNTEYMRPLPTANRMYLETDIPSFKIDKEMVEEIKNNLPELPDEKKARIIEEYSLSDDLATQLVKNLVADRFETILEAVDVDATPVASLLAYDLKDLKRDGAEIDVLSDEHLIGIFTLLKDEKIAKDSITKLTIAVMEEPETEIEALAESNNLTLLSEEKVQEIIAEIVVNNASMVEQRQMGAMGPLMGMSMKQLKGKADGSVVNKIVKEEIQKLL; encoded by the coding sequence ATGGATTGGGAAAAATTAGGACTTAAAATGGGACTTGAAATTCATCAGCAATTAAATACTGCTCATAAATTATTCTGTCCTTGTAAAACCGAGCTTACTGATGATGAATATGATGAGTTGATTCTAAGGAATTTAAGACCTACACAAAGTGAATTGGGTCAGATTGACAGGGCTGCTCTTCAAGAGTCTTTAAGAAAGCTTAATTTTAAATATGAAGCTTATGATTATCATACCTGCCTTGTGGAAACAGATGATGAACCGCCACATGACTTGAATGAAGAAGCATTGGAGATTTCCATCATTATTGCTTCTTTGATGAACATGCATGTGGTTGACGAATTCCATACAATGAGAAAGCAGGTAATTGACGGAAGTAACACTGGTGGATTCCAAAGAACAGGACTAGTGGCTACTGACGGATATCTTGATACACCATACGGAAAAGTTGCAATTGAAAGTTTGGGTCTTGAAGAGGATGCTGCAAGAAGAATAGAAACCACCGATGAATTTACAGAGTTTAGACTTGACAGACTTGGAATTCCGCTTGCAGAAATCACCACCGATCCTTCTATGCACCATCCGGATCAAGTCCGTGAAGTTGCATATATGATAGGTCAGGTTTTAAGAAGCACCAATGTAAAGCGTGGTCTAGGTACAATCAGACAGGATTTAAATATTTCAATCGCTGAAGGAGCACGTGTGGAAATTAAGGGTGTTCAAAACCTTGATCTGATGAGTGAAATCGTAAAGAATGAAGTTCAAAGACAATTGGCATTGATTGAAATTAAAAAAGAACTTAATGCCAGAAACGCCGAAGTTTTAGAAGAAATTCACGATTTGGATGAATTATTCGAAAATACAGATTCCAAAATCTTAAAATCAGCAGAATCTATAAAGGCTGTTGTCTTAAAAGGATTTGACGGATTAATAGGAAAGGAAGTCCAACCTGGAAGAAGATTTGGAACTGAAATTGCAAGCTATGCCAAAAAACGTGGAGTTTCAGGTATTTTCCACAGTGACGAACTTCCGGCATATGGCATAACCCAAGAGGAAGTGGATGCTGTAGCAGAACATTTGAACATTGGAGAACAGGATTCATTTATCATTGTAGCTCATGATAACGACATTGCGGTTTCCGCTCTTGAAGAGGTTAAAAGAAGGGCAAATCTTGGATTTGAAGGTGTTGTTGAGGAAACCCGTAAATCATTAGATGACGGCAATACCGAATATATGCGTCCTTTACCTACTGCAAATAGAATGTATCTTGAAACAGATATTCCTTCATTTAAAATAGATAAGGAAATGGTTGAAGAAATTAAAAACAACCTTCCGGAACTTCCTGATGAGAAAAAGGCTCGTATAATTGAAGAGTACTCATTAAGTGATGATTTGGCAACACAACTTGTTAAAAATCTTGTAGCTGACAGGTTTGAAACTATTTTGGAAGCTGTTGATGTAGATGCCACTCCTGTTGCTTCACTGCTTGCATATGATTTAAAAGATCTTAAAAGGGACGGAGCGGAAATTGATGTTTTAAGTGATGAGCATCTTATCGGCATTTTCACATTGCTTAAAGATGAAAAAATTGCAAAAGATAGCATTACAAAACTAACAATCGCAGTTATGGAAGAACCTGAAACTGAAATTGAAGCTTTAGCAGAAAGCAATAACCTAACTTTGCTTAGTGAAGAAAAGGTACAGGAAATTATTGCTGAAATTGTAGTTAACAATGCTTCAATGGTAGAGCAACGCCAAATGGGAGCTATGGGTCCTTTAATGGGAATGAGTATGAAACAGCTTAAAGGAAAAGCAGACGGAAGCGTTGTAAATAAAATAGTTAAAGAAGAAATCCAAAAACTTCTTTAA
- the gatD gene encoding Glu-tRNA(Gln) amidotransferase subunit GatD: MTYKEIAKNYLDNNGISIGDTIKINKENISYEGILLDRSEDSEDGYLVLKLSSGYNIGVAIEGTTVELIETGDKPNIGYSGNEIEKDPSKMDISIISTGGTVSSIIDYKTGAVHPAFTAEDLLRANPELLEYANYNVKALYNILSENMRPKYWVEAAESIANDISDGSDGVVIAHGTDTLHYTAAALSFMLETPVPIIITGAQRSSDRPSSDAHMNLIDSVIAAKSDLAEVSVCMHGSLNDSYTYLHKGTKVRKMHTSRRDTFRSINYEPIAKIENDSIEINPHHDYIKRNEKELKVNSAIEEKVGFIKSFPGISNEFIEYHIDKGYKGLVIEGTGLGHVPDNLIGSLARANEENIPVIMTSQCLYGRVNMNVYSTGRQIIDAGVISGRDMTPETAYVKLCWALGQTENKEEVEEIINTNVAGEFNEKSSIKYFLN; encoded by the coding sequence ATGACTTATAAAGAAATAGCTAAGAACTATTTAGATAATAATGGAATAAGTATCGGAGATACCATTAAAATTAATAAAGAGAACATTTCTTATGAAGGTATCTTGCTTGACAGATCAGAAGATAGTGAAGACGGATATTTAGTACTAAAACTTTCCAGCGGTTATAATATTGGTGTGGCTATCGAAGGGACAACTGTCGAGTTAATAGAAACTGGAGATAAGCCAAATATTGGTTATAGTGGTAATGAAATTGAAAAGGACCCATCGAAAATGGATATTTCAATCATATCCACAGGAGGTACCGTTTCATCAATTATTGATTATAAAACAGGTGCTGTGCATCCCGCATTTACCGCAGAAGATCTTCTAAGAGCGAATCCTGAACTTTTAGAATATGCAAACTACAATGTAAAAGCATTATATAACATTTTAAGTGAAAATATGAGGCCAAAATATTGGGTTGAAGCTGCTGAATCAATAGCAAATGACATCTCTGATGGTAGCGACGGTGTTGTAATCGCACATGGTACCGACACTCTCCACTATACTGCAGCGGCACTCAGTTTTATGCTTGAAACTCCAGTTCCAATCATCATTACTGGTGCTCAAAGAAGTTCAGATAGGCCATCCAGCGATGCTCATATGAACCTTATTGATTCTGTAATAGCTGCAAAATCCGATTTGGCGGAAGTTAGTGTTTGTATGCATGGCAGCTTAAACGATTCCTATACTTACCTACATAAAGGAACAAAAGTCAGGAAAATGCATACTTCCAGAAGAGACACCTTTAGAAGCATAAACTATGAACCTATAGCTAAAATAGAAAATGATTCTATTGAAATAAATCCTCATCATGACTACATAAAAAGAAATGAGAAAGAGCTAAAGGTAAACAGTGCCATTGAGGAAAAGGTTGGTTTCATTAAAAGCTTCCCGGGAATTTCCAATGAATTTATCGAATATCATATTGATAAAGGATATAAAGGTCTTGTTATAGAAGGAACTGGACTTGGACATGTCCCTGATAATTTGATTGGCAGTTTAGCAAGAGCAAATGAAGAAAATATTCCTGTAATAATGACATCACAATGCCTTTATGGTAGGGTAAATATGAATGTTTACAGTACAGGACGTCAAATTATAGATGCTGGAGTCATATCTGGAAGGGACATGACACCTGAAACAGCCTATGTTAAATTATGCTGGGCACTAGGGCAAACAGAGAATAAAGAAGAAGTTGAAGAAATCATCAACACAAATGTTGCTGGAGAATTTAATGAAAAATCTTCAATCAAATATTTCTTGAATTAA
- a CDS encoding 2-oxoacid:acceptor oxidoreductase family protein, translating to MSKKSFEPNNNKDLDLRILKHPDSLYDSYPRKGETNQTSTHYCAGCGHGILHKLIGEAMDELEIQDRCVMISPVGCAVFAYYYFNCGNVQTAHGRAPAVATGISRAEDDAIVMSYQGDGDLASIGLNETLQAANRGEKIVVFFVNNTVYGMTGGQMAPTTLVGEKTITCQEGRDPAYAGYPIHMCELINTLKAPVYIERVSLATPEKIKRAKVAVKNALTIQKEQKGYAFVEVLAPCPTNLKQNALGAQEFIEKQMEKEFPLGNFRNNYGDAEPIIRPENDFSIEKLDEIFNVDRSDDSGYVDEPDLKPLSIKITGFGGQGVLSAGLTIAQAACSEGKHVSWYPSYGPEQRGGSSNCSIVISGTTIGTPVVDEMDILIALNKPSLEKFAEDVKEGGTIIYDSRIGEFTTDRDVNIIAVPSVEIAEEHGNARTANTALIGVLMELQNSLSQESYENAIKQMFASKPKVIDVNIDVLRAGAEWLKNNS from the coding sequence TTGAGTAAGAAAAGTTTTGAACCAAATAACAACAAAGACTTAGATTTAAGAATTTTAAAACATCCAGATTCACTTTATGACTCATATCCTAGAAAAGGAGAAACAAATCAGACCTCAACCCATTATTGTGCAGGATGTGGGCATGGTATTTTACACAAATTGATTGGAGAAGCAATGGATGAGCTTGAAATTCAAGACAGATGCGTTATGATTTCACCAGTAGGATGTGCAGTATTTGCATATTACTATTTTAACTGTGGAAACGTTCAAACCGCACATGGTAGAGCTCCTGCAGTAGCTACTGGAATTTCAAGAGCTGAAGATGATGCTATTGTAATGAGCTATCAAGGAGATGGAGACTTAGCATCAATAGGATTAAATGAAACATTGCAGGCTGCCAATAGAGGAGAAAAAATCGTTGTTTTCTTTGTAAACAATACCGTTTATGGAATGACAGGCGGACAAATGGCTCCTACCACATTGGTTGGTGAAAAAACAATCACCTGTCAGGAAGGAAGAGATCCTGCATATGCCGGCTATCCGATCCACATGTGTGAACTAATCAATACATTAAAGGCTCCTGTCTACATCGAGCGTGTTTCCCTAGCTACTCCAGAAAAAATCAAACGTGCAAAAGTGGCTGTTAAAAATGCATTAACAATACAAAAAGAACAAAAGGGATATGCGTTTGTAGAAGTCCTTGCACCTTGTCCAACCAACCTTAAACAAAATGCATTAGGTGCACAGGAATTTATAGAAAAACAGATGGAAAAGGAATTCCCTCTTGGAAACTTCAGGAACAACTACGGAGATGCCGAACCTATCATCAGACCTGAAAATGATTTTTCAATTGAAAAATTAGATGAAATCTTTAATGTTGACAGAAGTGACGATTCAGGATATGTTGATGAACCGGATTTGAAACCTCTTTCAATTAAGATTACCGGATTCGGAGGTCAGGGAGTTTTAAGTGCTGGCCTTACAATAGCACAAGCCGCATGTAGTGAAGGCAAACATGTTTCATGGTATCCTAGCTACGGTCCAGAACAAAGAGGAGGAAGCTCAAATTGTTCAATTGTAATATCCGGAACAACCATTGGAACTCCTGTTGTAGATGAAATGGACATTCTAATAGCTTTAAACAAACCTTCTCTTGAAAAATTCGCTGAAGACGTTAAAGAAGGAGGAACCATAATCTACGATTCACGTATCGGTGAATTCACTACAGACCGTGATGTTAATATAATTGCCGTTCCTTCTGTAGAAATAGCTGAAGAACATGGAAATGCTAGAACTGCAAATACCGCTCTTATCGGAGTTTTAATGGAGCTTCAAAATAGTTTATCCCAGGAATCCTATGAAAATGCCATAAAACAAATGTTTGCATCAAAGCCAAAAGTGATTGATGTGAATATTGATGTTTTAAGAGCTGGTGCAGAATGGTTAAAAAATAATTCCTAA
- a CDS encoding 3-methyl-2-oxobutanoate dehydrogenase subunit VorB has product MSNQMVKGNTAVIIGAMYAGCDCFFGYPITPASEVLHEASKYFPKANRNFVQAESEEASINMVYGGAATGHRVMTASSGPGISLMQEGFTYLAGAQLPAVIVDIMRAGPGLGNIGPEQADYNQIVKGGGHGNYKNIVLAPNGVQEMCDLTIKAFELADKYRNPVVVLADGTLGQMAEPLQFPKEAIEPTIDNSWAVRGNEETMENLVTSIYLDFDQLEDFNYELMEKYAEIAENEAIVDEYMTEDADIILVSYGISSRIARTAVDKAREKGLKVGLFRPITLFPFPEKEIKALGDKGVSIISVEMSEGQLLEDVQRMIERTEDTYIVSRMGGNLLELKDVLAKIYEVGGIEDEEISKKETKKAKEPSIPDPSLVN; this is encoded by the coding sequence ATGAGTAATCAAATGGTAAAAGGAAATACTGCAGTTATTATTGGAGCTATGTATGCTGGCTGTGACTGTTTCTTTGGATATCCAATTACTCCTGCAAGTGAAGTTCTTCATGAAGCATCAAAATACTTCCCGAAAGCCAACAGAAATTTTGTACAAGCCGAAAGTGAAGAAGCTTCAATCAACATGGTCTATGGGGGAGCGGCTACAGGACATAGAGTAATGACCGCATCATCAGGACCTGGAATTAGTTTGATGCAGGAAGGATTTACATATTTGGCTGGAGCACAATTGCCTGCAGTTATTGTAGATATTATGAGAGCAGGACCTGGCCTTGGAAACATTGGACCGGAACAAGCTGATTATAACCAGATTGTCAAAGGAGGAGGTCATGGAAACTATAAAAATATTGTTTTAGCTCCAAATGGCGTTCAGGAAATGTGTGATTTAACAATCAAGGCATTTGAATTGGCCGACAAATATAGAAATCCCGTTGTAGTTCTTGCAGATGGAACCTTAGGACAGATGGCTGAACCGTTACAATTCCCAAAAGAAGCTATTGAACCAACAATAGACAACAGTTGGGCTGTTCGTGGAAACGAAGAAACTATGGAAAATCTTGTAACTTCAATTTATCTTGACTTTGACCAACTGGAAGATTTTAATTACGAGTTAATGGAAAAATATGCGGAAATAGCTGAAAATGAAGCTATAGTTGACGAATACATGACTGAAGATGCAGACATTATCCTCGTTTCTTATGGAATCAGTAGTAGAATAGCTAGAACTGCAGTAGATAAAGCAAGAGAAAAAGGCCTTAAAGTAGGATTATTCAGACCAATAACACTATTCCCATTCCCTGAAAAAGAAATCAAAGCATTGGGCGATAAAGGAGTAAGCATAATCTCTGTAGAAATGAGCGAAGGCCAACTGCTAGAAGATGTTCAACGTATGATTGAAAGAACTGAAGACACTTATATCGTAAGCAGAATGGGTGGAAATCTTCTTGAATTAAAAGACGTTTTAGCTAAAATTTATGAAGTGGGCGGCATTGAAGATGAAGAAATATCTAAAAAAGAAACTAAAAAGGCTAAAGAACCGTCAATACCAGACCCAAGCTTAGTTAATTAA
- a CDS encoding ferredoxin family protein — MTNQNNNGNPYPAISKEECKGCQRCVLACKENCIGISSEFNDAGYQYAYYLGEGCVGCRDCYYTCPEPIALEIHSFKRKSNPMSVLIKSKVRRQNK; from the coding sequence ATGACCAATCAAAACAATAATGGAAATCCATATCCTGCAATATCTAAAGAAGAGTGCAAGGGATGCCAACGTTGCGTTTTAGCTTGTAAAGAAAACTGCATTGGCATAAGCAGCGAATTCAACGATGCAGGATACCAATATGCATATTACCTAGGGGAAGGATGTGTAGGTTGTAGAGATTGTTACTATACTTGTCCTGAACCGATTGCACTGGAGATTCATAGTTTTAAAAGAAAAAGCAATCCAATGAGCGTACTTATTAAATCAAAAGTAAGGAGGCAGAACAAATGA